One stretch of Microplitis mediator isolate UGA2020A chromosome 9, iyMicMedi2.1, whole genome shotgun sequence DNA includes these proteins:
- the LOC130675197 gene encoding uncharacterized protein F58A4.6 — protein sequence MDTYLVIYTRKIIYDYLIISSDRVIDYTKTHQKYHDFSERASTKITVVPMNKKGFSAYTASGYVTLMKNSSVYRLSALKLLNDLISQIISTDSKPIVLMKLKMPQRQFLDYTWNNIITTMVLERREINYAMSWLSTLGGAFSAMGDQFCHCAHIAGKISIHQFKLALRLDDPSLIARCKLYVCLSLIQQLKYDWPRKIIPEIYEYSITSKDVCLGRMCQGIWAKLKYVYRLKKKSKTKN from the exons ATGGATACTTATTTAGTAATCTATACCCGTAAAATAATCTATGATTATCTAATAATATCTTCCGACCGTGTTATTGATTATACAAAAACTCATCAGAAATATCATGATTTTTCCGAACGAGCATCAACAAAAATTACTGTAGTGCCAATGAATAAAAAAGGTTTCAGTGCTTATACAGCATCAGGATATGTTACACTAATGAAAAATTCTTCAGTATATCGTTTATCAGCTTTAAAACTCTTAAACGACTTGATATCACAGATAATATCTACTGATTCCAAGCCTATCGTTctcatgaaattaaaaatgccCCAGAGGCAGTTTCTAGATTATACATG gAATAATATCATAACTACTATGGTATTAGAAAGGCGAGAAATAAATTATGCTATGTCCTGGCTATCAACATTAGGCGGTGCATTTTCCGCTATGGGAGATCAATTTTGTCACTGT GCTCACATTGcaggaaaaatttcaattcatcaATTTAAATTGGCACTCCGTTTAGATGATCCATCTTTAATTGCCCGTTGTAAATTATATGTATGTTTGAGTCTTATACAACAACTAAAATATGATTGgccaagaaaaataattcctGAAATTTACGAATATTCAATAACAAGTAAAGATGTGTGTTTAGGAAGAATGTGTCAAGGAATATGGGCAAAACTTAAATATGTTTAtcgtttaaagaaaaaatcaaaaactaaaaattaa
- the LOC130675194 gene encoding dolichyl pyrophosphate Man9GlcNAc2 alpha-1,3-glucosyltransferase has protein sequence MRENIKIGLVIGLTILLRWCVTFHPYSGRKNPPMHGDYEAQRHWQEITFNLPLNQWYSNTTDNDLQYWGLDYPPLTAYHSLILGNIANDINPDFVKLHDSRGFESSDHKQFMRLSVLITDLIIYVPAIVFYFFYAISEFRSIQENNIFGFKKLHFTILTALAYPGIILIDHGHFQYNSISLGFFLLAVVLIIRKFLSLGSFFFVLALNYKQMELYHALPIFFYILSECTPNRKKSILLCLKSFVSVSLTVIITFSVIWLPFLRNMNFIDVVIRLFPLSRGVFEDKVSNIWCTINIFMKLRKLFDHLQLAKICFFTTVIFSLPSCLDIYLNPSAEKFILSLINSALAFYLFSFQVHEKTILLVAIPVLIYFHYDPLPCFWFLIISTFSLLPLLIKDGLFSAYFSLMIFYGVLIFWIWFDEFNLNTKLKNENFTMRKRTELKEKNQSNLGKKNNLIINNSISNIYFSHFIQLFLELKKTFFYSSIVGIFLLSLVIRFVDPPRRFPDLFPLFISVYSCGHFLLFFVYFNIKQIFTLRSKTKKVKHLSKCE, from the coding sequence atgagagaaaatattaaaattggtTTGGTGATTGGATTGACAATATTGTTAAGATGGTGCGTTACATTTCATCCTTATAGTGGCAGGAAAAATCCACCGATGCATGGAGATTACGAAGCTCAACGTCATTGGCAGgaaataacatttaatttacCGCTTAATCAATGGTATTCTAACACCACTGATAATGACCTACAGTATTGGGGATTGGATTATCCACCATTAACAGCATATCATAGTTTAATTCTTGGAAATATCGCAAATGATATTAACCCCGACTTTGTCAAATTACATGATTCGCGTGGTTTCGAATCTTCGGATCATAAACAATTTATGCGATTATCTGTTCTAATTactgatttaataatttatgttccggcaattgttttttatttcttttatgcTATTTCTGAGTTTAGGAGTATccaagaaaataatatatttggatttaaaaaattgcatttcaCAATATTAACAGCTTTAGCATATCCAGGAATCATCCTTATTGATCACGGACATTTTCAGTATAACTCTATTTcattaggattttttttattagctgtAGTATTaataattcgtaaatttttgtcacttggatcttttttttttgttttagcgttaaattataaacaaatggagcTATATCATGCATTACctatctttttttatattcttagTGAGTGTACACCAAATcgtaaaaaatctattttattatgtttaaAATCTTTTGTGAGCGTATCtcttactgttattattacattttCTGTAATTTGGTTGCCATTTTTAAGAAATATGAATTTCATCGATGTAGTTATCAGACTTTTTCCACTTAGTCGTGGAGTTTTTGAAGATAAAGTGTCTAATATTTGGTgtactattaatatttttatgaaattacgTAAATTATTTGATCATTTGCAATTAGCtaaaatttgcttttttactactgtaattttttctctCCCTTCTTgtcttgatatttatttaaatccatcagctgaaaagtttattttatcattaataaatagtgCGTTAGCTTTTTATCTATTCTCATTTCAAGTACacgaaaaaacaattttgttaGTTGCTATTCcggtattaatttattttcattatgatCCACTTCcatgtttttggtttttaataatttcaacatTTAGCTTATTaccattattaataaaagacGGTTTATTTAGTGcttattttagtttaatgattttttatggtgttttgattttttggatATGGTTTGATGAATTCAATCTCAATacaaaacttaaaaatgaaaattttacaatgagAAAACGAAcagaattaaaagaaaaaaaccaaTCTAATCttggcaaaaaaaataatttaatcataaataactCCATATCAAACATATACTTCTCtcattttatacaattatttcttgaattgaaaaaaacatttttttattcatcaataGTAGGAATATTTCTATTATCTTTAGTAATCAGATTTGTTGACCCTCCACGTCGCTTTCCAGATCTGTTCCCACTTTTTATATCAGTCTATTCTTGTggacattttttgttattttttgtatattttaatattaaacaaaTCTTTACACTACGCTCAAAGACAAAGAAAGTGAAGCATTTATCTAAATGTGAATAG
- the LOC130675195 gene encoding bleomycin hydrolase has product MDIPGILTPKILDEFQKNFNEDKKNILAQNVCTKNDPLECCISRSNIEQTNHVFQHKVSEVKPVTNQKNSGRCWIFATLNVIRIPFVKQYNLEEFEFSQPYLFFWDKIERCNYFLHNIVKTAKQGEKVEDRLVSFLLHDPTCDGGQWDMICNLINRYGLVPKSCFPESWTSESTSRMNFILTSKLREFAKELRILVTDEASDDAIEKKILEQLNIVYRIVGICLGIPSQSITWEYYDKTKNYHCIGPITGLDFYKKYVKPIFNVDEKVCLVTDPRPSHPFGHLYSVACLGNVMGGRKTLYNNQPAELLLSLTARSIKQNEAVWFGCEVIKRFASKQGFHSINAHDINSLFGIDAQMGLSKADRLIYGESSMTHAMVFTGVSFDSDEKPTKLRVENSWGEERGEKGYIAMTAEWFLEFVFEIVVDKKFVPAEVLAVFEQDPVILPAWDPMGTLAQ; this is encoded by the exons CTGGAATATTAACTCCCAAAATATTAGATGAATTTCAAAAGAATTttaatgaagataaaaaaaatatattagccCAAAATGTGTGTACAAAAAATGATCCATTAGAATGTTGTATTTCAAGATCAAATATTGAACAAACAAATCATGTATTTCAACATAAAGTTTCGGAAGTTAAGCCAGTgacaaatcaaaaaaattctggaaGATGTTGGATTTTTGCAACATTGAATGTCATCAGGATTCCATTTGTGAAGCAATACAATTTagaagaatttgaatttagtcAACCTTATTTATTCTTCTGGGATAAa attgaACGATGCaactattttttacataatattGTCAAAACTGCGAAACAAGGTGAAAAAGTTGAAGATCGTTTAGTATCATTTTTGCTTCATGATCCAACATGTGATGGTGGCCAATGGGATatgatttgcaatttaattaatcgataTGGTTTAGTACCAAAGTCATGTTTTCCTGAATCATGGACTAGTGAATCAACATCGcgtatgaattttattttaacaagcAAATTGAGAGAATTTGCTAAGGAATTAAGAATTTTGGTTACTGACGAAGCATCTGATGATgctattgagaaaaaaattcttgagcaatTAAATATAGTATATCGTATTGTTGGTATTTGTTTAGGTATACCATCACAATCAATAACTTGGGAATACTatgataaaactaaaaattatcattgtaTTGGGCCAATAACTGGcttagatttttataaaaaatatgtcaaaccGATTTTCAATGTTGACGAAAAAGTATGCCTAGTAACGGATCCAAGGCCAAGCCATCCTTTTGGTCATCTTTACTCAGTAGCTTGTTTAGGAAATGTGATGGGTGGTCGTAAAACATTATACAATAACCAACCagctgaattattattatcacttacTGCGAGAagtattaaacaaaatgaagcTGTGTGGTTTGGTTGTGAAGTTATCAAACGTTTCGCTTCTAAACAAGGCTTTCATAGTATCAATGCACATGatataaattctttgtttGGAATAGACGCTCAAATGGGATTATCTAAAGCAGATAGACTTATTTATGGAGAATCTTCTATGACACATGCTATGGTTTTTACTGGAGTCTCATttgat AGTGACGAGAAACCAACAAAATTACGAGTAGAAAATTCATGGGGAGAAGAACGTGGTGAAAAAGGTTACATCGCAATGACTGCTGAATGGTTCTTGGAGTTCGTGTTCGAAATAGttgtagataaaaaatttgtacctGCGGAAGTATTGGCAGTATTTGAGCAAGACCCTGTTATTTTACCAGCCTGGGATCCAATGGGGACTTTGGCTCAATGA